One Owenweeksia hongkongensis DSM 17368 genomic region harbors:
- a CDS encoding PKD domain-containing protein: protein MRTNFYKIWLVTLLAIVSFANVLAQSQPADQRYKAMLAEEVKITEYIEIHMSDDIPKEVYDLFAQYQEKHGHDHERNIELEKVSQEDLDRGVKRLYLRALYFKENPKALEVFQPMVLGPCVNGDLELGNYAGFSVESGLYGVGECTIAGITFVPETPGTLETPNTIDPGINSQIMNVGPDPIVASYGGSLAQVHAGNHSLRVNQSNRGLGVNRVIYPVVLTQPNEDIAFWYSFVLQNPNNHVNSQPFFRARAVHQTTNVEQDFFCETGLQRNNFTTAVQVSGNDSLIWTVWRCAELEVSGNIGDTVLLDITTADCGASAHWGYSYIDDICTECVADSCNYQGSIDLDPTDTCSNITQVCGSYDLAAFQCTTATVNNLTLNIYQGGILVNTLTSPTIDLVNQTFCFNISPGDFGAYTGGFDFEANITFDINGSLNTETDLNTNPGPDNDYLTDPDCCPQYRILDCCEYWDLSGRSSQVDRKIQEVVAKYKSNLRTKYGAWVDTVGCSPCTFPNDIFPIFIVDDNNMLIDDSYFDINWSHHPGWTAAYDWIMPNQGTIVTVEDSLLGCSWTDSFYYDCCDLDVNIVPLCTTCDPCSNPGQPFFMVVEDQNGNPLSTSGYSFLWSNASTASGINGTVNTEYWVEVTDLQTGCVALDTFEIECCDCEAKADFTFSVGKCDVKFVNESATNSCSQITDYMWDFGDGNTSTVANPNHSYSANGTYNVCLITVAYDGTTRCTDTVCQKVTIKDCDPCHCTLAPYMDLSIEECEVKFEGFAGNNACTQVLQYYWSFGDGTNSSAQNPVHTYPSNGTYTVCFTVEGTDGNDVCKQTICKEIEIKDCKDCPCDFEPKMDYQIEKCEVRFAGEANANSCTKVDKYYWDFGDGTTSTLQNPVHTYATNGSYTVCFTVEGNNGQVKCKEEVCEVINIQDCKDCECKVESNFIGLFGIQDPCTVFFNESAMTNECTQITGYKWDFGDGTGSTSANPSHSFPGDGVYKVCLTVYGSNGTVGCKDEFCKEITIQGCKPVIKKSGSSSEDELNDFGASVYPNPFNDELSINFVNPSEQNVEITILNASGKQIALISNEKRAAGKHEIQFNGAEMNLAHGVYFVVIRSNNFLSYKKVVFNK from the coding sequence ATGAGAACGAATTTTTACAAAATTTGGTTAGTGACATTATTAGCCATTGTGAGTTTTGCCAATGTATTGGCTCAAAGCCAACCAGCAGATCAGCGTTACAAAGCAATGCTTGCTGAAGAGGTCAAAATCACCGAGTATATAGAAATACATATGAGTGATGATATCCCCAAAGAGGTATATGATCTTTTTGCGCAGTATCAGGAAAAGCATGGTCATGATCATGAGCGTAATATTGAGTTGGAAAAGGTTAGTCAGGAAGATTTGGACAGAGGGGTGAAGCGCCTTTATTTGCGAGCACTTTATTTTAAGGAAAATCCCAAGGCTTTAGAAGTTTTCCAACCCATGGTTCTAGGGCCGTGTGTAAATGGGGATTTGGAACTGGGAAATTATGCGGGCTTTTCTGTAGAATCAGGATTATACGGGGTAGGGGAATGTACTATTGCTGGGATAACCTTTGTGCCTGAAACACCAGGAACGCTTGAAACACCAAATACAATTGACCCAGGTATAAACAGTCAAATTATGAATGTTGGGCCAGACCCTATAGTTGCAAGCTATGGAGGTAGTTTAGCTCAGGTTCATGCTGGTAATCATTCATTGAGGGTAAATCAGAGTAATAGAGGATTAGGCGTTAATAGAGTTATATATCCAGTGGTATTAACTCAGCCTAATGAAGATATAGCCTTCTGGTATTCATTTGTTTTGCAAAACCCTAACAACCATGTCAATTCCCAGCCTTTTTTTCGAGCTCGGGCGGTACATCAGACGACCAATGTAGAGCAGGATTTTTTTTGTGAGACAGGGTTGCAACGAAACAATTTTACAACTGCAGTGCAAGTGTCAGGAAATGATTCGTTGATTTGGACTGTGTGGCGCTGTGCAGAGTTAGAAGTTTCAGGAAACATTGGAGATACAGTTCTTTTGGATATAACTACTGCCGACTGTGGAGCGAGTGCGCATTGGGGATATTCATACATAGACGATATATGTACGGAGTGTGTTGCTGATTCATGCAATTATCAAGGTTCTATTGATCTTGATCCAACAGACACCTGCTCCAATATTACTCAGGTATGCGGATCATATGACTTAGCGGCATTTCAGTGTACTACGGCTACTGTAAATAATTTGACTCTTAATATTTATCAAGGAGGTATACTTGTAAATACCTTAACAAGTCCTACAATAGATCTTGTAAACCAGACTTTTTGCTTTAATATTTCTCCGGGAGATTTTGGAGCTTACACCGGAGGTTTTGATTTTGAGGCAAATATCACCTTTGATATCAATGGCTCTTTAAATACAGAAACAGATCTTAACACTAATCCTGGGCCTGATAATGATTATCTGACCGACCCGGATTGTTGTCCACAGTACAGAATTTTGGACTGCTGTGAATATTGGGACTTGAGTGGAAGATCATCTCAGGTAGATAGAAAAATACAGGAGGTTGTGGCTAAATACAAGAGCAACCTTAGAACCAAGTATGGTGCCTGGGTAGATACTGTAGGATGTAGCCCGTGTACCTTCCCGAATGACATATTCCCGATTTTTATTGTGGATGACAATAATATGTTGATTGATGATTCATACTTTGATATCAACTGGAGTCACCACCCAGGATGGACAGCTGCTTATGATTGGATAATGCCAAATCAAGGGACCATTGTAACGGTTGAAGATTCTCTCTTAGGATGTAGCTGGACAGATAGCTTCTACTACGATTGCTGTGATTTAGACGTGAATATTGTTCCGTTGTGTACTACCTGCGATCCATGTAGTAATCCTGGTCAACCCTTCTTTATGGTTGTGGAAGATCAAAATGGAAACCCGTTAAGTACTTCAGGATATAGTTTCTTGTGGAGCAATGCATCTACGGCAAGTGGAATCAACGGAACTGTAAATACTGAGTACTGGGTAGAGGTTACTGACCTGCAAACTGGCTGTGTAGCTCTAGATACATTTGAAATAGAATGTTGTGACTGCGAGGCAAAAGCAGACTTTACTTTTTCAGTAGGAAAATGTGATGTAAAATTCGTTAATGAATCAGCTACCAATAGTTGCTCTCAAATAACTGATTATATGTGGGATTTTGGTGATGGAAATACAAGTACTGTTGCTAATCCAAATCATAGTTATTCAGCCAATGGCACCTACAATGTTTGTTTGATTACGGTGGCATATGATGGTACTACACGCTGTACAGATACTGTTTGTCAAAAAGTGACCATAAAAGATTGTGATCCTTGCCATTGTACGTTGGCTCCATATATGGATCTTTCTATAGAGGAGTGCGAAGTGAAGTTTGAGGGATTTGCTGGTAATAATGCCTGTACTCAAGTGCTGCAGTACTATTGGAGTTTTGGTGACGGTACCAATAGTAGTGCTCAAAACCCGGTTCATACGTATCCTTCAAATGGTACTTACACAGTATGCTTTACCGTAGAAGGTACCGATGGTAACGATGTATGTAAACAAACGATTTGTAAGGAAATCGAGATCAAGGATTGTAAGGATTGTCCTTGTGACTTTGAACCTAAGATGGATTACCAGATTGAAAAATGTGAAGTAAGATTTGCTGGCGAAGCAAATGCTAACTCATGTACCAAAGTGGATAAGTATTATTGGGACTTTGGTGACGGAACTACTTCTACATTGCAAAACCCAGTGCATACTTATGCTACCAATGGCAGTTATACCGTATGCTTTACGGTAGAGGGTAATAATGGACAGGTAAAATGTAAAGAAGAAGTTTGCGAGGTGATAAACATTCAAGATTGTAAGGATTGTGAATGTAAAGTTGAATCCAATTTTATAGGCCTGTTTGGAATTCAGGATCCATGCACCGTATTCTTCAATGAATCGGCAATGACAAATGAGTGTACCCAAATCACTGGTTATAAGTGGGATTTTGGTGACGGAACGGGTTCTACATCGGCCAATCCAAGTCATAGTTTCCCTGGGGATGGTGTTTATAAAGTTTGTTTAACGGTATATGGATCTAATGGTACCGTAGGTTGTAAAGACGAATTCTGTAAAGAAATAACCATCCAAGGGTGTAAGCCTGTTATTAAGAAATCAGGATCCTCTTCAGAGGATGAGCTTAATGACTTCGGGGCATCGGTATACCCAAATCCATTTAATGATGAGTTGTCTATCAACTTTGTGAATCCATCTGAGCAAAATGTGGAGATAACAATCCTCAATGCCAGTGGTAAGCAAATCGCTCTGATCTCAAATGAAAAGAGAGCAGCTGGCAAGCATGAAATACAATTCAATGGAGCCGAAATGAATTTGGCACATGGAGTTTATTTTGTGGTAATCCGCAGTAATAATTTCTTAAGCTATAAGAAAGTAGTGTTCAATAAATAA
- a CDS encoding tetratricopeptide repeat-containing sensor histidine kinase — MITPKSSLFILFLVGFLGSMANTSKDSLKVFADVERCRLYLKVDLDSALFFIKKAENELKNISSPYLEALISDVNAVVVEKKGDWTEAVQGFKRAIDIRLQGHWHSEAGQSYLHLGNLYYREGEMHELSSRFDLADSSFILALRAYQHGLEQEILAADSLWMAHSFLNIGAVNYKLFRDREALRNYKSAMLIFEKTNQYSFVTDVWSNMALVYKNRGEIDSASYYFKSARESYKFSENIKNWISANLNLSSLYFYDAPLQSITYLMEADSLSIHLGGVVQQAQVYEQLYRLHDSLGNLEKALLYLQNYISIKDSLLTKDFKSEELSVRYESGRQKELIEKQRNENLRKELALSKSKSEKQILWVGLTIALVSVGSLLALGWYKKRVRFVIQKQREKISAQKIDQLKKEQAVKTIEALLQGQEKERGRISEDLHDRLGSTLSAVRMQIEAYGESVDTSDSESVKKLLALVDRAIEETRSISHNLISGVLARFGLEAALKELQENFNVSQRVKVHLKIGELNSMESEFEVVVFRIVQEILNNALRHSDAENIWIDVGMRGDTLRLEIKDDGSGFDLEQKSTGMGLKNINTRVTRLEGNLNIASHLGGGTCFKIQIPLKNETSKYLNC, encoded by the coding sequence ATGATCACTCCTAAGTCTTCATTGTTTATTTTGTTTTTAGTTGGTTTTTTGGGATCAATGGCTAATACTTCAAAAGACTCTTTGAAAGTTTTTGCTGATGTAGAAAGATGTCGACTCTATTTAAAGGTCGATTTAGATTCAGCGCTTTTTTTTATCAAGAAAGCTGAGAATGAGTTGAAAAATATAAGCTCGCCCTATTTAGAAGCGCTCATTAGTGATGTAAATGCCGTAGTTGTCGAAAAAAAAGGGGATTGGACAGAGGCTGTTCAAGGATTTAAACGAGCTATAGATATTCGACTCCAAGGACACTGGCATTCAGAAGCAGGTCAGTCGTATTTACACTTAGGGAATTTGTACTATAGAGAAGGGGAGATGCATGAGTTGTCTTCAAGGTTTGATTTGGCGGATAGTAGTTTTATTCTCGCACTAAGAGCCTATCAGCATGGTTTGGAGCAAGAGATACTGGCTGCTGACTCACTTTGGATGGCTCATTCATTTCTTAATATTGGGGCTGTAAACTATAAACTGTTTAGAGATCGTGAGGCACTAAGGAATTATAAGTCAGCCATGTTGATTTTTGAAAAGACTAATCAATATTCTTTTGTTACAGATGTGTGGTCTAATATGGCGTTAGTTTATAAAAATAGAGGAGAAATAGATAGTGCTTCGTATTATTTTAAGTCAGCCCGTGAATCCTATAAATTCTCTGAAAACATAAAGAACTGGATAAGTGCTAACTTGAATTTGTCATCTTTATATTTTTATGATGCACCACTTCAGTCAATTACCTACCTCATGGAAGCTGATAGTCTTTCTATTCATTTAGGAGGGGTGGTTCAGCAGGCTCAGGTTTATGAGCAACTTTACAGATTGCATGATTCTCTTGGAAACTTAGAAAAAGCTTTATTATACCTACAAAATTATATATCGATAAAAGATAGTCTGTTAACCAAAGATTTTAAATCAGAAGAACTCAGTGTTCGCTATGAATCTGGACGGCAGAAGGAGCTTATTGAGAAACAGAGAAACGAAAACCTGCGAAAGGAGTTAGCGCTGTCAAAGTCAAAGTCTGAAAAACAAATACTGTGGGTGGGATTGACAATCGCACTTGTAAGTGTTGGCTCTCTTTTGGCTTTGGGGTGGTATAAAAAACGCGTAAGATTTGTTATTCAAAAGCAAAGGGAGAAGATAAGTGCTCAAAAAATTGATCAGCTCAAAAAAGAGCAGGCTGTAAAGACAATTGAAGCCCTCTTACAAGGGCAGGAAAAGGAGAGGGGGCGGATCTCTGAAGATTTACATGATCGTTTGGGAAGTACTTTGTCTGCTGTGAGAATGCAAATTGAAGCTTATGGCGAAAGCGTTGACACCAGCGATTCCGAAAGTGTAAAAAAGCTCTTAGCTTTGGTGGATAGAGCAATTGAAGAAACAAGGTCTATTTCGCATAACTTAATCTCGGGTGTGTTGGCTCGATTTGGCCTGGAAGCTGCTTTAAAAGAGTTGCAAGAAAATTTCAATGTTTCTCAACGTGTTAAGGTTCACTTAAAAATAGGTGAACTGAACTCGATGGAGTCAGAGTTTGAAGTTGTAGTTTTTAGAATTGTACAAGAAATTTTAAATAATGCTCTTAGGCACTCGGATGCTGAGAATATTTGGATTGACGTAGGAATGAGGGGGGATACCTTGCGGCTGGAGATAAAGGATGACGGTTCTGGTTTTGACTTGGAGCAGAAGAGCACGGGTATGGGGTTGAAAAATATTAATACTCGCGTGACGAGATTGGAAGGAAACTTGAATATTGCATCGCATCTTGGGGGAGGGACATGCTTTAAAATTCAAATACCTTTAAAAAATGAAACAAGTAAATATCTTAATTGCTGA
- a CDS encoding response regulator, translating into MKQVNILIADDHDLVLDGIHALLSPVEHVTIVGRASNGLEVMDRMQKLPDLDLLILDINMPEMDGIEVTQEVKSRGLPIKVLILSMHNRPEFINKLIEVGADGYLLKNSGKVELVKAIDKVSSGGKYFCSEIVKSNFNEKLYALDSHQSELSPREKEVVQYIAKGYSSQQIAQVLELSPHTIDSHRKKILSKLGVRNSVEIAKYALKKGILKGFDIV; encoded by the coding sequence ATGAAACAAGTAAATATCTTAATTGCTGATGATCATGATTTAGTATTGGATGGTATTCATGCCTTACTTTCACCAGTAGAGCATGTTACAATTGTGGGGCGTGCTTCCAACGGTCTGGAAGTAATGGATCGTATGCAAAAACTACCTGATTTGGATTTATTGATTTTGGATATCAATATGCCAGAGATGGATGGAATTGAGGTTACGCAAGAAGTGAAGAGTCGTGGACTTCCAATTAAGGTGTTGATTTTGAGTATGCACAACAGGCCTGAGTTTATAAATAAACTTATTGAGGTAGGTGCGGATGGGTACTTGTTAAAGAATTCAGGTAAGGTTGAATTGGTAAAAGCTATAGATAAAGTGAGTAGCGGAGGTAAGTACTTCTGTAGCGAAATTGTGAAGTCCAATTTTAATGAAAAGCTTTATGCCCTGGATTCGCATCAGTCAGAATTGTCTCCTAGAGAAAAAGAGGTGGTTCAATATATAGCTAAGGGGTATTCAAGTCAACAGATTGCACAGGTGCTAGAGTTAAGTCCACATACCATTGATTCTCATAGGAAGAAAATCTTGTCAAAACTCGGTGTGAGAAATTCGGTTGAAATAGCTAAGTATGCTTTAAAGAAAGGTATTTTAAAAGGTTTTGATATTGTGTAA
- a CDS encoding SRPBCC family protein, with product MSIIFLETKISAPIDRVFDLSRRVEFQLAYFIRSKVKIIKGKKLGPLDSSESTIWRVHHFGFQQQYTLTITDFYKPTYFVYQLKGGIFKSFRHEYHFSFKDGTTTMSSVLRFSPRTGLMGMLINFFFLRVYLTHLVMRQNMMIKKNAESPKESV from the coding sequence ATGTCAATAATCTTTCTTGAAACAAAAATAAGCGCACCCATCGATCGGGTGTTTGATCTTTCGCGCAGAGTAGAGTTTCAACTTGCTTATTTCATTCGCAGTAAGGTAAAAATCATCAAAGGAAAAAAATTAGGCCCCCTTGATTCAAGCGAAAGCACAATCTGGCGAGTTCATCATTTTGGTTTTCAGCAGCAATACACATTGACTATTACTGATTTTTACAAGCCTACATATTTTGTGTATCAATTGAAGGGGGGTATTTTCAAAAGCTTTAGGCATGAATATCATTTTTCATTTAAGGATGGAACAACTACTATGAGTAGTGTCCTAAGATTTTCCCCTCGTACAGGTTTGATGGGAATGCTGATCAATTTCTTTTTTCTAAGAGTTTATTTGACACACCTCGTCATGAGACAAAATATGATGATCAAAAAAAACGCAGAATCTCCAAAAGAAAGCGTTTAA
- a CDS encoding SIR2 family protein encodes MSFEYLTNKRMALDVLSGSLKDGGLIIFIGAGASKDMGLPSWFELVNALRKHQGLVELTGGKTATELHMAADEVRDEVGDEMQFKKILQEVLYEFQLEDFVKKVYDYKLLISLSALLMGSTRGRVTKVFTFNFDSMLQWYLSVFGFTLNVVSALPYKEKSVDVTIFHPHGYVPHPEISHQFSREIILGLEEMDKRLGLGHPWFEVLKVNLRSNLAIFIGLSEDTFFDRALSPVVSDVVNHVGGERPVGFWLFGGDKDEAVKKAMLRKNVIPITLDSYDEIPEYLLEICQKASKM; translated from the coding sequence ATGAGTTTTGAGTATTTAACGAATAAGAGAATGGCCTTGGATGTTTTATCAGGTTCTCTTAAGGATGGTGGACTAATTATTTTTATTGGGGCTGGAGCGTCCAAAGATATGGGGTTGCCTTCTTGGTTTGAGTTGGTAAATGCCTTGCGAAAACATCAGGGTTTAGTGGAGCTCACAGGGGGTAAGACGGCAACAGAGTTACATATGGCAGCTGATGAAGTTAGGGATGAGGTTGGTGATGAAATGCAGTTTAAGAAGATTTTGCAAGAGGTTTTGTATGAATTTCAGCTAGAAGATTTTGTTAAAAAAGTTTATGATTACAAACTCTTGATCTCCTTATCTGCATTGTTGATGGGAAGCACTAGGGGTAGGGTGACAAAAGTTTTTACATTTAATTTTGATAGCATGCTTCAGTGGTATCTGTCTGTTTTTGGTTTCACATTGAACGTTGTTTCGGCTCTCCCGTATAAAGAAAAATCTGTAGATGTCACCATCTTTCATCCGCATGGCTATGTTCCACATCCAGAAATTTCACATCAGTTTAGTAGAGAGATAATTTTAGGTTTGGAGGAAATGGATAAAAGATTAGGTTTAGGTCACCCTTGGTTTGAAGTTTTGAAAGTTAATTTAAGATCGAATTTGGCGATATTTATTGGTCTGTCTGAGGATACTTTTTTTGACAGGGCATTAAGTCCAGTTGTGTCGGATGTTGTTAATCATGTTGGTGGAGAAAGGCCAGTTGGTTTTTGGTTGTTTGGAGGAGATAAAGATGAAGCAGTGAAGAAAGCAATGCTTCGTAAGAACGTAATTCCAATTACACTAGATTCTTATGATGAGATTCCGGAGTATTTACTTGAGATTTGTCAAAAAGCAAGTAAAATGTAA
- a CDS encoding tyrosine-type recombinase/integrase, translating to MAHFVITNKQFERKDGTSQIIVRYTWEGKHYSKKILGLHCKKDDLDPFAQQVTKGFDKETLRGINNKITEIKLRASSILLEYEDPAPKFFFSKLFAEPKEEKQKKATDLIDLYKQWTDSEATSKVYSTTLPHLIDFKESRGNLLQVEEYSKILLKEFEAHLMKNGYIQNNRRIENGEVTKGRSSDERIMFKHSALKKHMKHFKFFGKYLTDLELPIKQSFRDYTFSIPSPEIPDTIALTKEEFDEFFYFDLENNFDLRLAQAAFIIGTAAGGIRISDLYNLTKESFDMQNFSVSFTQIKTGGDVHNPLNEEYIKPHLEFYLENLHKMPTEQEFNRRLKEIGNLIGWERTEVVNEYRGNSKRPTKIKVAIKDNISSKYMRKTFISMLVELGYTKEVIKSFSGHRDDKVIDHYIQLHHHTKREAILGFTPIKPKKDI from the coding sequence ATGGCTCACTTCGTAATCACAAACAAGCAATTTGAAAGGAAAGATGGCACTTCACAGATAATCGTTCGATATACTTGGGAAGGTAAGCACTATTCTAAAAAAATCCTTGGACTTCACTGTAAGAAAGATGATCTTGATCCCTTTGCCCAGCAAGTCACAAAAGGTTTTGACAAAGAAACCCTTAGAGGCATTAACAATAAGATTACCGAGATAAAGCTAAGAGCCTCCTCTATCTTACTTGAATATGAAGACCCTGCACCGAAATTCTTTTTCTCAAAACTATTCGCGGAGCCCAAAGAAGAGAAGCAGAAAAAGGCCACAGACCTAATAGACTTATATAAGCAATGGACAGACTCAGAAGCTACCAGTAAAGTCTATTCAACTACCCTCCCGCACCTTATAGATTTCAAAGAAAGTAGAGGGAATTTACTTCAAGTAGAAGAATACAGTAAAATCTTACTGAAGGAATTTGAAGCTCACTTAATGAAGAACGGCTATATCCAAAACAATAGGAGAATCGAAAATGGAGAAGTAACTAAAGGCCGTTCTAGCGATGAAAGAATCATGTTCAAGCATTCTGCTTTGAAGAAACACATGAAACACTTTAAGTTCTTTGGAAAATACTTGACCGACTTGGAGCTTCCAATCAAACAAAGCTTTAGGGATTACACATTTTCAATTCCCAGCCCTGAAATACCTGATACTATAGCCCTAACCAAAGAAGAGTTTGACGAGTTCTTCTATTTTGACCTTGAGAATAATTTTGACCTCAGACTTGCTCAAGCAGCTTTCATAATTGGTACCGCTGCCGGAGGCATCAGGATAAGTGACCTATATAATCTGACCAAAGAAAGCTTTGACATGCAAAACTTCAGTGTAAGCTTTACTCAGATCAAAACTGGTGGTGATGTGCATAACCCCCTGAACGAAGAATACATTAAACCTCATCTAGAGTTCTACTTAGAAAACCTTCATAAGATGCCAACTGAACAAGAGTTCAACAGACGGCTAAAGGAGATTGGTAATTTGATCGGATGGGAACGTACCGAGGTAGTCAATGAATATAGAGGAAACAGTAAAAGACCTACCAAAATTAAAGTTGCCATCAAGGATAACATATCTAGTAAGTACATGAGGAAAACCTTCATCTCAATGCTAGTCGAGCTTGGATACACCAAGGAAGTAATTAAGAGCTTTTCAGGTCATAGAGATGATAAAGTAATTGACCACTACATTCAGCTTCATCACCACACGAAAAGGGAAGCTATACTAGGCTTTACCCCTATAAAACCTAAAAAGGACATATAA
- a CDS encoding lipid A-modifier LpxR family protein — MKKSLIVLLFCALQNAYCQEQLDSSKTKILKEIVKENFQTLDSTQLYVLGEISASSVSEVQHNIDKQVQGNFGVVIEQDWFVDWLPDKNFDRNYTQGTMFYYSKPSLRENPLFIPINAFEWLASKLGGGHSQNVNVASTLKFGLTAFTPLVIDSVVPVVGDRPFSNIAFLTTQKSWYNLKTGVYSEHSFNFGWMGSNIAYTFQSWAHKSLVLGRPTQISWDHQVSRGGSFAFMYTLSGAKTILDNPLKGNDKKNVFDLGLGYKVNIGWYTGVGTSLVLRIGSISKGNLGGVGSNSDMTNYNKSNITASSREKFRKQFKPATDAMYKEQQQYKSNSELTVLKEENDEKINRAYLESVQARSNFAGGRIKKNGERAIFDCYAFGKVAPRLTPYNAAILGQVGRESLYTLPYEDYNPFILDVEYGLVLSWLRTNDRVLVPVRRWDILLSLNHRSPEIRPDNEYKRWHHWGKVAFDFALF; from the coding sequence ATGAAAAAATCACTTATTGTTTTGCTTTTTTGCGCCTTGCAAAATGCATATTGTCAAGAGCAATTGGATAGTTCCAAGACTAAGATTCTTAAAGAAATTGTTAAAGAGAATTTTCAAACTCTTGATTCAACTCAACTGTACGTATTGGGTGAAATTTCAGCTTCGTCAGTTAGTGAAGTTCAACACAACATTGATAAACAAGTTCAAGGTAATTTTGGGGTAGTTATAGAGCAGGATTGGTTTGTTGATTGGTTGCCAGATAAGAATTTTGACCGAAACTATACTCAAGGAACAATGTTTTACTACTCTAAGCCGAGCTTAAGGGAAAATCCTTTATTTATTCCAATAAATGCTTTCGAGTGGTTAGCATCCAAACTAGGCGGAGGACACTCGCAAAATGTAAACGTTGCTTCAACTCTAAAATTTGGGTTAACAGCTTTTACTCCTTTAGTAATAGACAGTGTCGTTCCTGTGGTTGGAGATAGGCCATTTTCAAATATTGCCTTTTTGACAACTCAAAAATCTTGGTACAATCTGAAAACCGGAGTTTATTCAGAGCATTCGTTCAATTTTGGATGGATGGGAAGTAATATTGCTTATACATTTCAGTCATGGGCTCATAAGTCACTTGTGCTAGGGCGTCCAACTCAAATATCTTGGGATCATCAGGTATCAAGAGGAGGTAGTTTTGCCTTTATGTATACTTTGTCAGGCGCAAAAACGATACTGGATAATCCATTAAAAGGAAATGATAAAAAGAACGTATTTGATTTGGGGTTAGGGTATAAAGTCAATATAGGGTGGTATACAGGTGTAGGTACCTCCTTGGTACTTAGGATAGGGTCAATATCAAAAGGTAATCTAGGGGGAGTTGGTTCCAATTCAGATATGACCAACTACAATAAGTCAAATATTACTGCTTCAAGTCGAGAGAAGTTCCGAAAGCAATTTAAGCCTGCAACTGATGCAATGTATAAAGAACAACAACAATATAAGAGTAATTCGGAGTTGACTGTTTTAAAAGAGGAGAATGACGAGAAAATAAATCGAGCGTACTTAGAAAGTGTTCAGGCTAGAAGTAATTTCGCTGGTGGGCGGATTAAAAAAAATGGGGAGCGTGCTATTTTCGATTGCTATGCATTTGGAAAGGTTGCCCCTCGACTTACGCCCTATAATGCAGCTATATTGGGGCAGGTAGGAAGAGAATCATTATATACGCTCCCATATGAAGATTATAATCCATTTATACTGGATGTTGAGTATGGTTTGGTTCTTAGCTGGCTAAGAACAAATGATAGAGTTCTTGTGCCGGTACGAAGGTGGGATATTTTGCTTTCCCTTAATCACAGATCACCAGAAATAAGACCTGATAATGAGTATAAGAGATGGCATCATTGGGGTAAAGTAGCCTTTGACTTTGCTTTGTTCTAA